Genomic window (Cryptosporangium minutisporangium):
ATGTGCGGCGACCCGTGCTTGCCGTGGGTGGAGCCGAGCGTCCGTTGCAGCCGGCTGGAGACGCCGTCGCGGCCGAGCGCGTACAGGTAACGGGACGCGGCGTTGTGGAACGCCAGCGCGCAGGCGAACGATCCGGTGACGACCAGGACCAGGTAGACGTCCTTCACCCAGCCGGCCAGGTACCGGTCGGTGATGCCGTAGAAGAGGTCGAACGGGTTGCCGGTACTACCCCGGGAGATCGCGATCGCGTTGTCGAGCCCGTTGCCGGCGATCGCCATCCAGGAGACGAAGACGTAGAACAGGCCGAGCCCGATCACCGCGATCATCGTGGCCCGCGGCACGATCTTCTTCGGGTCCTTGGACTCCTCGCCGTAGACCGCGGTGGTCTCGAAGCCGACCCACGACCAGAACGCGAAGAACAGACCGATCGCGGCGCTGCCGGTGATCGCCGCCTGCGGGTCGCTCGCGACCGCGGAGAACGCGTTGGCCGGGTTGAGTGCGCCGGTCTCCAGACCGGTCGGTCCGCCGCCGCGCACCAGGATCGCGATCGCCAGCGCGGCCAGGATGATCACCTCGGCGACGAGGAAGACGCCGAGCACCTTGCCGGAGAGCGAGATCTCGAAGTACCCGAGCGCGGCGATGATCGCGATCCCGATCAGCGCGTAGACCAGCCAGCTGATCTCCGGGCCGCCGAAGTTCTCGATCGTGCTCTTGGTGAACGACGCCAGGATGCCGATCAGCGACGCCTCGAACACGACGTACGCGAGCGTCGCCATCAGACCGGCGCCCATTCCCCAGACCTTGCCGAGGCCGTGGGAGATGAAGCCGTAGAACGCACCGGTGGTGGTGATGTGCTTGGCCATCGTGACGTAGCCGATCGCGAAGATCGTCAGGATCACGGTGGCGAAGAAGAAGCCGGCCGGGGCTCCGATGCCGTTGCCGAAACCGATCGCGATCGGCACGTTGCCGGTCATCGCGGTGATCGGCGCGGCGTTGGCCAGCGCGATGAAGAGCACGGCCCAGAGCCCGATCGTGCCGGGCTTGAGGCGGTGCACCTCGTGCGGCGCCAACCCCTCGGTCTCGGCCGCGACGGTGGTGTTCACCGCACCGTCGTCCTTGGTGGTACTCACAGGCCCACGCCCTTCCTGACAGCGCGAAGTAACGGGATGTTCGTCAGGGGCGCGACGCCGCGTCCGGAATTGGTTCGCAAAAAACTGCGGGGATTTGGTACCGAACCGGCAAGCCGCCGTCACAGCACGGGGGGATAGTGGCACCACGCAGACCCGCCGATCAATATCCGGCCGGTTACGGTCTCGTTTCCGAGCAACCATTTGACGAAACGGTCGGACCAGGTCTAGTTGTTGGGCCTACCGTTGGGCGTTAGCTCGACGTACCGCAGTGCCGCGGATGCCCCCGGACCCCGGCGCGGAAGGTCAGTAGATGACCGTTCAACCCGACCAGACCACCGACCGTGTCGCCGAACTGGCGGCCGCACTGTCCACCGGCGGCTTCCCCTGGGCCTCCAAGGACGCGATGCTCAGCGCCTCGGAGGCGTACTGGAACCCGGGCAAGACCCGGTTCTGGATCGACGAGGGCGTTCCGCTGGTGATCGACCGGCGCGAGGGCTACCACCTGCACGACGTCGCCGGGCACACGTTGATCGACGTCCACCTCAACGGCGGGACGTACAACCTCGGGCACCGCAATCCCGACGTGGTGGCCGCGGTGACCCGCGCGCTCGACCGGTTCGACGTCGGCAACCACCACTTCCCGTCGCTGGCCCGGACCGCGCTGGCGGAGGCCCTGATCCGCACCGCGCCACCCGGGCTCGCCAAGGTCGTCTACGGCAGCGGCGGCGGCGAGGCCGTCGACATCGCGATCAAGTCCGCACGGCACGCCACCAAGCGGCGCAAGATCGTGTCGATCGTCAAGGCCTACCACGGCCACACCGGGCTCGCGGTGGGCACCGGCGACGACCGGTTCTCCCGGATGTTCCTCGCCGACCAGCCGGCCGACTTCCCCCACGTCGAGTTCAACGACCTCGGCGCGATGGCGGACGCCCTGCGCGGTGACGACGTCGCCGCGGTGATCATGGAGACGATCCCGGCCACGTACGGCTTCCCGATGCCGGCACCCGGTTACCTCGCCGCGGTCAAGCGGCTCTGCGAGGAGCACGGCACGCTCTACATCGCCGACGAGGTGCAGACCGGGCTGGGGCGCACCGGTGAGCTCTGGGGCATCACCAAGCACCACGTCGAGCCGGACCTGCTGATCACCGGCAAGGGGCTGTCCGGCGGGATCTACCCGGTCACCGCGGTGCTGGCCAGCGACCGGGCAGCGGCCTGGCTCGACGAGGACGGCTTCGGGCACATCTCCACCTTCGGCGGCGCCGAGCTGGGATGCGTCGCGGCGCTCACCGCCCTGGACCTGACGCTCCGCCGCTCGACCCGGGAGAACGTCGCGGCGCTCACCGAGCTGTTCGCCGACGGGCTGGCGTCGATCCGGGCGGAGTTCCCGGACTGGCTGGTCGGGATCCGCCAGGACGGACTGGTCATCGGCCTGGAATTCGCGCACTCCGAAGGCGCAAAGCACGTGATGCGGCGCCTCTACCAGGGCGGCGTCTGGGCAATCTTCTCCACGTTGGACCCGCGGGTGCTGCAGTACAAACCGGGCCTGCTGGTGACGCCGGAGCTCGCCGCGGACATCCTGGAGCACACCCGCACCGCCGTGCGGCTCTCCCGGGACGACGTCCGGTGATCGCGGAGGCGGCAGTCGCTCGGTACGGGTGCTCCCCGGGCACCACCGTCGAGCTGCTCAACGTCTCGGAGAACGAGACCTACCTCGTCCGCGACCCGGCGAACGACGCGGCCACCGTGCTGCGGGTGCACCGTCTCGGCTACCACCCGCCCGGCGCGATCCCGTCCGAGCTGGCGTGGCTCGACGCGCTCCGCACCGAGGCCGGCATCCGCACGCCGCGGGTTCTACCCGCCACCGACGGCTCGCGGGTCGTCACGGTCGCTGATCCAGCCGGCGGCACACCCCGCGACTGCGTGCTGTTCGAGTTCTTGCCCGGCCTGGAGCCCGCCGAAGACGACCTGGTCACCGACTTCGAACCGCTCGGCGCGCTCACCGCACGGATGCACCAGCACGCCCGCACCTGGCGACGCCCGTCCGGGTTCGTCCGCTTCCACTGGGACGCCGACGCCGCGTTCGGCACGCCCGACGGCCCGGGCCGCTGGGGTTCGTGGCGGGCGGCACCCGGCATCGGGCCCGCCGAAGCCCACGTGCTCGCGCGGTTGGAGTCGACGCTGCGCGACCGGCTGGGCCGGTTCGGCACCGGCCCGGAGCGGTACGGGCTCATCCACGCCGACCTCCGGCTGGCGAACCTGCTGGTCTCCGACGGAGACGCGGGGCGCGTGGTCAGCGTCATCGACTTCGACGACTGCGGGTTCGGTTGGTACCTCTACGACCTCGGCGCGGCGCTGAGTTTCGTCGAGCACCTACCCGAGGTGCCGGAGGTCATCGACGCGTGGGCGCGCGGCTACCGCTCGGTCGCTCCGCTGTCCGCCGAGGACGAGGCCGAGCTCTGGACGTTCGTCCTGTTCCGCCGCTTGCTGCTGGTGGCGTGGATCGGCTCGCACGCCGATGTGGACACCGCAGCCGAACTCGGAGCCGACTACTGCCGCGGCAGCTGCGATCTGGCCGAGCAGTACCTCTCCACCCACACCTGAACCCCACCGCCGCGCAGCCGTGCACAGTTTTCGCCCCTGGGACGGGGACGAACGTGCACGCCCTCGGCGGCTTCGAAGGAGATCACGATGTTCACTTCGCTGGCAGGCAGATCCGTGGTCGTGACCGGCGGGTCACGAGGGATCGGCAAGGGAATCGCGCGGGTGTTCGCGAACGCCGGTGCTTCGGTACTGATCGTCGGCCGCAACCTCGAGGGCGCGAAGGCCGCCGCGGACGAACTCGGCGGAACGGTGTCGGCGATCGCCGCCGACATCGCCACGGCGGACGGCTGCCGGAGGGTCGCCGCGGCCGCGGTCGAGCGGCACGGCGGCATCGACGTCCTCTGCGCCAACGCCGGCATCTTCCCCGACCGCAAGCTCGCCGACCTCACCGAGGCCGACGTCGACGAGGTCTTCGGGACGAACGTCAAGGGCACGATCTTCGCGGTCCAGGCCTGCACGCCCGCGCTGGCCGCGTCCGGGCACGGACGGGTGATCCTCACGTCGTCGATCACCGGGCCGATCACCGGCTACCCCGGCTGGTCGCACTACGGCGCCAGCAAAGCCGCTCAGCTGGGTTTCCTCCGGACCGCCGCACTGGAACTCGCACCGGCGCGGATCACCGTGAACGCGGTCCTTCCCGGCAACGTCCTCACCGAGGGACTGGTCGACCTCGGCCAGGACTACCTCCGGACGATGGAGGCCTCGATCCCGCTGGGACGGCTCGGGGCGGTCGAGGAGATCGGCAACGCGTGCCTGTTCCTGGCCACGGACGAGGCGGCCTACATCACCGGCCAGACGCTCGTCGTCGACGGTGGGCAGACGTTGCCCGAGTCGCTGGACGCGATCGTCACCGCTTGAACGGTTTCGAGCGACACAGCGCAACCGTGCGGACCGACCGAGCCATCGCTGACGGATATCCTGAACGAGTCGCCGACCAGAGGCTCGGGCGGCACCGACGGGATGTGATGGCAGGGTGACCAGCGACGTAACCGACGGAACGGCGGTCGACGGGGCCCGCCGCCGGATGCTCGAGCTGATCGCATCCGGATCACTCGAGCCCGGACAGCGCCTCGGTTCCGAACGGGAACTCGCCAGCGACCTCGGAGTGAGCCGTTCCACCCTGCGGCAAGCCCTGGGCGTGCTGGAACAGTCCGGGGTGGTGCGTCGGGTGCCCGGCCGCGGCGGCGGGACGTTCGTCAGCCGGGCGAAGATCGAGCGGGACCTGTCCAGCGTCGTGGGGGTGCCCGCGCTGCTCCGGGCACAGGGGTTCACCGCGGGCTCCCGGGTGATCAGCGCGTCGATCATGGGCGCGGACGACGCCACCGCGTCGGCGCTGGAGCTGGAGCCGGGTGGGCTGGTCACCGAGATCGTCCGGATCCGGCTGGCCGACGGATCGCCGGTCTCGCTGGAGCACGCGCGGTTACCGGCGAGCCGATTCCCCGGGTTACTGGAGCTACCGCTCGGCGGATCGGTGTACGAGCTGCTCGACGAGCACTACGGCGTGCGGCCGGCCGAGGCGCTGGAGCGGATCGAGGCGGTGTCGGCGGGAGCGGACGAAGCGTCGGTGCTCGACGTCGACGTGCGCGCGCCGCTGTTGTCGATCACCCGGACGGCGAAGGACGCCGACGGCGTCCCGTTCGAGTTCTCCCACGACCTGTTCCGGGCCGACCGCACCCGCATCCTGGTCCGGACGCCGGGTGCGGCCGGCACCGCCGAGTCGGCCCGAGCTCGCGGCCGGCTCATCGACCTGCACACCTGGCCGACGCCGTAGCGGCGCGATCCGATCCACTCAGGGGGCCGACGTCGTCTCCTCGACGGGCGGCGCCGTGGTCGGGATGGGCTGCGGTGCCTCCGCCGAACCGCGGGGAATCGCCGGGTCCGGCAGCTTGGGAGTGACCGTGGGATTCGGAGTGTCGGTCGACGACGGCCTCGGGGTGTCCGACGTAGTGGGGGTGGCGGCCTCGGTCGGGCCGAGGACGGTCGGAAGCGCGCTGCGCGGCGTCGCGCTCGGGTCGTAGGAGGAGGTCGCGGGCAGCCGGGTGAGCTGGTCCGAGGGCGCCTGGCTCGGCCGGATCGGTTCCTCCCGCACCTGCGTGAGGAGTACCAGCACGGCGATCGCCGAGATTGCCGCGGCCAGCGCCATGCCGAGGTAGAGACCTCGGCGGGGCGGCACGCGTCGTCCGGTCGGCGGCGCCGCTGGGCGGAGGTCGGCTGCGGTCACCTGGTCGGCCCGCGCGGTCAGGGCGTCGGTCAGGCGCTGCTCGAGTTGGGTGGGCGTCATCGGCCGGCCTCCAGCAGCTTCTCCAGGGCGGCGAGCGCACGGCTGGCGGTGGACTTGACGGTGCCGCGGGAGATCCCCAGCGTCTCGGCGATCTGGGCCTCGCTCAGGTCCGACCAGTACCGCAGGACCAGCACCTCCCGCTGGCGCCGCGGCAACCGACGGAGCGCGGCGAGCACCTCGCGGTGCTCCTCGGCCAGCAGCAGGCTCTCGTCGGTGGGCGGACCGTACTCCACCCGCGCCGGTGCGGCCCGGAACGTCCGGCGGCGGCGCAGGACGGAGCGAGCGGCGTTGACCACGGAGGTGTTCAGGTACGCGTCCGGGTTCTCGACGCGGGACATCGAGGCGCCGTGCCGACGGTAGGCAGCGGCGAAAGCGTCCTGGACGACGTCCTCCGCGGTGGGAAGGTCGTCGACGAGCAGCACCGCCAGCTGGACGAGCGCGAGCCGCCGGTGGTGGTAGAGCTCGACGAGGTCCGGGCCGGCACCGCCCCTCGATCCGGCCACCGCACTCCGCGGCGTCCACGCCAGTTCCTCGGGCTCGGCGGCGCCGTCCGGGCCGGCTGCCGGCCCCAGGGGCTCGGCAGCGGGCCCCGCCGTCCAGCGCAGGAGCCGGCCCCACCACCGGCGCCCGCCGGGGTGAGCCGGCGCGGCCGGGAGAACCAACGTCGTCATCGGCTGATCCTCACCGATGTGGGGTGCTGGGCGCGATCGGTGCCGGCGCGCGTGTCTTCGCCGGTACCGGGGCCTTCGGCGTCACGGTGATCGGCGGCGAGGTGGCGGGCGCGGGCTGCGGAGCGGCGGGCGCCGGCGTCTCGGTGCCGCAGTACGTGGGGGCCGGGGTCGCGGGCTCGACCGGAGCCGGGGTGGCGGACTCGACCGGGGGCACGGTCTCGGCCGGGGCGGGGGTGGCGGACTCGACCGGGAGCGCGGTCTCGGCGGGCGCCGGGGGCGCGGTCCCGGCGGGCGCGTCGGTCGGAGCCGGGACCGGCCGGGCCGGAGTAGGCGCGACCGTGACCGGCGGCGACGCCGGGATCGGCCGGGCCGGCGTCGGCGCGACCGTGACCGGCGGCGACGTCGGAATCGGCCGGGCCGGGTCGGCCGTGGTCGTGGCGCACGGACCGGTCGGCTCCGTGCCGGGCGTAACCGTGCTCGGCGCGGCCGGCGAGGGCGCCACGGTCGTCGGCGCGACCGTCGGGTCCGTGGCCACCGGGGAGGGCGTCGGCGGCGGCCCGCCCCCGGACATCGCGGCGTTCGCCGCCAGACCGCCGCCGACGACGAGGGTCGCGGTCGCCGCAGCGGTGAGCACTAACGTGCGCGGGCGGAGGCGGGGCAGAGGCACGAACGCTCCCGGGGTCAGGGGCCCCCATTCGGGCCCGTCACCCCTCCAGACGCCCGAGTCACCCCGAGGTTGCTCCGTTCGCCCGACGATTTCCGCGCCGCCGACGCGAGACGACGCCGAATCGGTCTCCACCGCGCGCGTGGAGCCGCCGTCGATCCGGCCGTGCGGGGAAGCCCGCTCAGCCGACGGCGGGTGACAGCACGGCCTCGGTGCGGAGGCGGTAGCCCCGCTTGATCACGGTCTCCACCAGATCCGCCTCGCCGAGCGCCGCCCGCAACCGGGTGATCGCCATCTCCACCGCGTGGTCCCCCGCGTCACCGGCCGGCAGCACCTCACGCAGCTCCGTCCGGCTGAACACCCGCCCTGGCCTGCTGGCGAGCGCCCGCAGCACCGCCATCGACGCCGGCGGCGCGGCCACCGGAGCCCCGTCCACCATCACGGCGAAGCCGCGGACCTGCACCTGGTGGTCGCGCACCTGGAACGTGGGGCAGCGGGCAGGCAGCTCGGTCGCGACCGACCGCACCAGCGCCCCCAGCCGGTACCGCTCCGGGCTGACCACCGGGATCCCCCGCCGGACCAGCACCGACGCGGTCACCGGCCCGACGCAGGCCGCGAGCACCGACGTCGCGAACGCTTTTCCGACCGCCTCGCCCTTGCCGCAGGCGTCCGCCGTCGCCATGAAGTTCGCCGACGCCGCCGCGCTGGTGAACGTCACCGCGTCGACCGCACCGGCGCACACGCTCTCGACCAGCCGCCGCAGTGGCGCGATGTCCTCCGGCGGCACCCACCGGTAGACCTCGACCTCCACGACCTCGGCACCCGCCTCGGTGAGTGCGGTGGCCACGTCGCGGAGCGGTTCGCCGTGCAGCTGGATCGCCACCCGCTTGCCGGCCACACCGGCCGCCAGCAGGTAGTCCAGCACCTCGGCGCTGGTCTCGGACGCGGCGTGCCACTCCTCGGTGAGGCCGGCCGCCCGGATCGCGCCGCGCGCCTTCGGCCCGCGGGCCAGCACCGTCGCGTCGTGCAGCACCGCGCGGACCGGCTCGGCCAGGCCCCAACCCTCGGTGGCCTCCATCCAGCCCCGGAAACCGATGCCCGTGGTGGCCACGACGATGTCCGGCGGTTTCGCCAGCAGGTCACGGGTGGTCGCCGCGAGCATGTCGTCGTCGGGGAGCGGGATGATCCGCAGGGCGGGTGCCAGCACGACCCGCGCCCCTCGACGTTCGAGCAGAGCGGCGAGCTCGTCCTTTCGCCGTTCGGCGGTCACGGCAACGGTAAAGCCCTCGAGCTCACTCATCTGTTCCACCCCGCCACGATTCGTGAGTTCGGCTGCGCCTCCGGGCGTGACCCGGAACCCATCACTGCAGACCGACCTCGACAACGCCGTCGCGGACCCGGACCGGCCAGGTCGGAAGGGCGGGCACCGCCGGATCCGAGAGGCACACCCCCGTCACCAGGTCGAACACCTGCTTGTGCAGCGGGGAGGCCACCGTCCGACGCCCGCCGCGAGTGCCGACCAGACCTCTGGAGACTACCTGAGCACCGGTGAACGGGTCACGGTTCCCAACGGCGAACACCTGGTCATCCCATAGCCTAAACAGGGCGATTTGGGCACCGTCGAACAGGGCACACGCACCGCGTTCGGGCAGCAGGTCGGTCAGGCGGCAGGCCGACCGCCACTGGAGCGGGACGGACGGAGCGGAGACCGTCTCCGGGGACGCAGTCACCGTCATCGGGGCATTACCTCCAGGGTCGGGCCGGCCACCAGGGTCGGTGCCGGCGTCTCGCCAGGACGCGCGGGCCGGGGCTGGCCGCGCTCGTAGACGACTTCGATGCTCGAATCGGACACACCAGGGGCGTTGATGAAGGGCACGAACCGGGCCAGTCGCTCCGGGTCGGCGAGCGTGTCCGCCCACTCGTCGGAGTAGTTGGCGACGTGGGCCGCCATCGACGCGTCCAGATCCGCATTGATGCCGAGCACGTCGTCGCAGACGACCGAGCGCAGGTAGTCCAGTCCGCCGTCCAGGCTCTCCAGCCAGGCGGCGGTGCGCTGCAGGCGCTCGCCGGTCCGGATGTAGAACATCAGGATCCGGTCGATGTATGTCAGCAGTGTTTCGGTGTCGAGATCACTGGCGAACAGGTCCGCGTGCCGGGGGCGGAATCCCCCGTTTCCGGCGACGTAGAGGTTCCAGCCGTTGTCAGTGGCGATCACCCCGATGTCCTTGCTGCGGGCCTCCGCGCACTCACGGGCACAGCCGGAGACCGCCATCTTGATCTTGTGCGGTGCCCGCAGGCCCCGGTAACGGAGCTCCAGGTCGATCGCGAGGCCCACCGAGTCCTGTACGCCGTAGCGGCACCAGGTCTGGCCGACGCAGGACTTCACGGTGCGCAGCGACTTGCCGTACGCCTGTCCGGACTCGAAGCCGGCCTCGACCAGGCGCCTCCAGATCGCCGGGAGCTGGTCGAGCCGCGCACCGAACAGGTCGATCCGCTGGCCACCGGTGATCTTCGTGTAGAGGTTGAAATCGCGGGCGACCTCGCCGATCACGATTAGCTTCTCCGGCGTGATCTCCCCGCCGGGGATCCGCGGCACGACCGAGTAGGTGCCGTTGCGCTGCATGTTCGCCAGCGCGTGGTCGTTGGTGTCCTGCAGCGCCGCCTGCTCGCCGTCGAGGATGTAGCCGTTGCCGAGGCTGGCCAGGATCCCCGCGACCGCCGGCTTGCACAGGTCGCAGCCGCCGCCGGTGCCGTGCGCGGCGATCAAGCCGGAGAACGTCCGGATGCCGGACGTCCGGATCAGCTCGAAAAGCTCCGCGCGGGAGTACTCGAAGTGCTCGCAGAGCGCCTTGCTGACGTGCACACCGCACTCGTCGAGCAGCGTCTTGAGCATCGGGATGCAGGAGCCGCAGCTGGTGCCGGCGCGGGTGCACGCCTTGATCGCCGGGACGTCGGTGGCGTCCTGCTCGGTGATCGCGGTGACGATGTCCTTCTTCGTCACTGCGTTGCACGTACAGACCTGGTCGTCGTCACCGAGCGCGCCAGCTCCCGCGCCGTCGCCGAGCAGCAGCGTGTCCGGCGCGGCGGGCAGCGGACGACCGGCCAGCGGACGCAGACCGGCGTACGCGGACGCGTCCCCGACCAGGACGCCGCCGAGCAGCGTCCGGGCGTCGTCGGAGAGCACCAGCTTCTTGTAGATGCCGGCGACCGGGTCGGAGAAGACGACGTCGAGCGTCTCCGTGTCACCGGAGCCGCCGACCCTTCCGAAGCTGGCCACCTCGACACCGAGCAGCTTGAGCTTGGTGGACATGTCCGGGTCGGCCAGCTCCGCGGTGCCGCCGAGCAGCCGGTCGGCGACCACCTCGGCCATCGCGTAGCCGGGTGCGACCAGCCCGTAGACCGCGCCCTCGACCGCGGCGCACTCGCCGATCGCCCAGATCGCCGAGTCATCGGT
Coding sequences:
- the nirD gene encoding nitrite reductase small subunit NirD; the encoded protein is MTVTASPETVSAPSVPLQWRSACRLTDLLPERGACALFDGAQIALFRLWDDQVFAVGNRDPFTGAQVVSRGLVGTRGGRRTVASPLHKQVFDLVTGVCLSDPAVPALPTWPVRVRDGVVEVGLQ
- a CDS encoding APC family permease; amino-acid sequence: MSTTKDDGAVNTTVAAETEGLAPHEVHRLKPGTIGLWAVLFIALANAAPITAMTGNVPIAIGFGNGIGAPAGFFFATVILTIFAIGYVTMAKHITTTGAFYGFISHGLGKVWGMGAGLMATLAYVVFEASLIGILASFTKSTIENFGGPEISWLVYALIGIAIIAALGYFEISLSGKVLGVFLVAEVIILAALAIAILVRGGGPTGLETGALNPANAFSAVASDPQAAITGSAAIGLFFAFWSWVGFETTAVYGEESKDPKKIVPRATMIAVIGLGLFYVFVSWMAIAGNGLDNAIAISRGSTGNPFDLFYGITDRYLAGWVKDVYLVLVVTGSFACALAFHNAASRYLYALGRDGVSSRLQRTLGSTHGKHGSPHIASIVQSGIVLVITLGFFFLQKPTDAAPDVAYIHQYGLMALMGTMALLIVQSICSVAVIWYFHVRKKHPETASWWRTFLAPLIGAIGMLYVVYLLFSNIDFAAGAAAGSPVFKATPYIVLGVGVLGVLGALVLKYRSPERFERIGSTVMSESHER
- a CDS encoding aspartate aminotransferase family protein, with the protein product MLSASEAYWNPGKTRFWIDEGVPLVIDRREGYHLHDVAGHTLIDVHLNGGTYNLGHRNPDVVAAVTRALDRFDVGNHHFPSLARTALAEALIRTAPPGLAKVVYGSGGGEAVDIAIKSARHATKRRKIVSIVKAYHGHTGLAVGTGDDRFSRMFLADQPADFPHVEFNDLGAMADALRGDDVAAVIMETIPATYGFPMPAPGYLAAVKRLCEEHGTLYIADEVQTGLGRTGELWGITKHHVEPDLLITGKGLSGGIYPVTAVLASDRAAAWLDEDGFGHISTFGGAELGCVAALTALDLTLRRSTRENVAALTELFADGLASIRAEFPDWLVGIRQDGLVIGLEFAHSEGAKHVMRRLYQGGVWAIFSTLDPRVLQYKPGLLVTPELAADILEHTRTAVRLSRDDVR
- the fabG gene encoding 3-oxoacyl-ACP reductase FabG, which gives rise to MFTSLAGRSVVVTGGSRGIGKGIARVFANAGASVLIVGRNLEGAKAAADELGGTVSAIAADIATADGCRRVAAAAVERHGGIDVLCANAGIFPDRKLADLTEADVDEVFGTNVKGTIFAVQACTPALAASGHGRVILTSSITGPITGYPGWSHYGASKAAQLGFLRTAALELAPARITVNAVLPGNVLTEGLVDLGQDYLRTMEASIPLGRLGAVEEIGNACLFLATDEAAYITGQTLVVDGGQTLPESLDAIVTA
- the nirB gene encoding nitrite reductase large subunit NirB; protein product: MSRHLVVVGHGMVGQRMVEAIADRDQSDRWTVTVLGEETHHAYDRVALSRYLTDPDAGLGLVPDGWYDGGRRTCHLGDPAVTIDRNARTVRTESGRELTYDALVLATGSRAFVPPVPGADLTGCHVYRTLDDLDGIRAEAAAVRAAGGSAIVVGGGLLGLEAAGGLRDLGVPVHVVEFAPHLMPQQVDAGGGEALRRLVEQLGVQVHAGVGTASLEADDAGRVTAATLTDGSRLEAKLVVFAAGIRARDELAREAGLPVGTRGGVLVDRSCRTDDSAIWAIGECAAVEGAVYGLVAPGYAMAEVVADRLLGGTAELADPDMSTKLKLLGVEVASFGRVGGSGDTETLDVVFSDPVAGIYKKLVLSDDARTLLGGVLVGDASAYAGLRPLAGRPLPAAPDTLLLGDGAGAGALGDDDQVCTCNAVTKKDIVTAITEQDATDVPAIKACTRAGTSCGSCIPMLKTLLDECGVHVSKALCEHFEYSRAELFELIRTSGIRTFSGLIAAHGTGGGCDLCKPAVAGILASLGNGYILDGEQAALQDTNDHALANMQRNGTYSVVPRIPGGEITPEKLIVIGEVARDFNLYTKITGGQRIDLFGARLDQLPAIWRRLVEAGFESGQAYGKSLRTVKSCVGQTWCRYGVQDSVGLAIDLELRYRGLRAPHKIKMAVSGCARECAEARSKDIGVIATDNGWNLYVAGNGGFRPRHADLFASDLDTETLLTYIDRILMFYIRTGERLQRTAAWLESLDGGLDYLRSVVCDDVLGINADLDASMAAHVANYSDEWADTLADPERLARFVPFINAPGVSDSSIEVVYERGQPRPARPGETPAPTLVAGPTLEVMPR
- a CDS encoding phosphotransferase enzyme family protein codes for the protein MIAEAAVARYGCSPGTTVELLNVSENETYLVRDPANDAATVLRVHRLGYHPPGAIPSELAWLDALRTEAGIRTPRVLPATDGSRVVTVADPAGGTPRDCVLFEFLPGLEPAEDDLVTDFEPLGALTARMHQHARTWRRPSGFVRFHWDADAAFGTPDGPGRWGSWRAAPGIGPAEAHVLARLESTLRDRLGRFGTGPERYGLIHADLRLANLLVSDGDAGRVVSVIDFDDCGFGWYLYDLGAALSFVEHLPEVPEVIDAWARGYRSVAPLSAEDEAELWTFVLFRRLLLVAWIGSHADVDTAAELGADYCRGSCDLAEQYLSTHT
- a CDS encoding GntR family transcriptional regulator produces the protein MTSDVTDGTAVDGARRRMLELIASGSLEPGQRLGSERELASDLGVSRSTLRQALGVLEQSGVVRRVPGRGGGTFVSRAKIERDLSSVVGVPALLRAQGFTAGSRVISASIMGADDATASALELEPGGLVTEIVRIRLADGSPVSLEHARLPASRFPGLLELPLGGSVYELLDEHYGVRPAEALERIEAVSAGADEASVLDVDVRAPLLSITRTAKDADGVPFEFSHDLFRADRTRILVRTPGAAGTAESARARGRLIDLHTWPTP
- a CDS encoding SigE family RNA polymerase sigma factor; this encodes MTTLVLPAAPAHPGGRRWWGRLLRWTAGPAAEPLGPAAGPDGAAEPEELAWTPRSAVAGSRGGAGPDLVELYHHRRLALVQLAVLLVDDLPTAEDVVQDAFAAAYRRHGASMSRVENPDAYLNTSVVNAARSVLRRRRTFRAAPARVEYGPPTDESLLLAEEHREVLAALRRLPRRQREVLVLRYWSDLSEAQIAETLGISRGTVKSTASRALAALEKLLEAGR
- a CDS encoding uroporphyrinogen-III synthase; translation: MSELEGFTVAVTAERRKDELAALLERRGARVVLAPALRIIPLPDDDMLAATTRDLLAKPPDIVVATTGIGFRGWMEATEGWGLAEPVRAVLHDATVLARGPKARGAIRAAGLTEEWHAASETSAEVLDYLLAAGVAGKRVAIQLHGEPLRDVATALTEAGAEVVEVEVYRWVPPEDIAPLRRLVESVCAGAVDAVTFTSAAASANFMATADACGKGEAVGKAFATSVLAACVGPVTASVLVRRGIPVVSPERYRLGALVRSVATELPARCPTFQVRDHQVQVRGFAVMVDGAPVAAPPASMAVLRALASRPGRVFSRTELREVLPAGDAGDHAVEMAITRLRAALGEADLVETVIKRGYRLRTEAVLSPAVG